The DNA sequence TGCCGGCGGGCCGGTGACAGGTTGGTGAACCAGGCCATGCCGTGGTCCAGGGTGCAGAGTCCTTGGGCGATCCCGTTGACGACTCGTTCGGTCCCGTACCAGAAGGAGGGGTCGTCCGCGTTGTTCGGTTCAGTCATCGCCTGATCATTCCATGTGCTGGCGGCGCATGAGGAGCCCTGAATGCGACTGCGTCGGTGACGGGTCGTTGCATGAGATGTCATGGTGGCCGACGATTCAGCGCCGGATACGTCACGTGTTGTCAGTGGTCGGTGTCACTGACGGGTCGGTAAAAGGCCCAGTTCACAAGGCTTTTGATGGCGGCTCAGGCTAGGTGCGCATTGTGCAGTTTCACTGATCAGCGCGATGCTGTCATCGGCCAATGGATCTGGCACTAGATGATCTTTCCAGAGTCTATCTGCAGCCAAGATTGAATCATCTACCCTCCCGCGTGCAGCACCGGACCCCGTGAGGCTGACCCTGCCCTGGTGGAGCGCAGCGGAACCAGGGCGAGGTCTGTAGCGTCGAGCGGGACCGGAAGCGATCATCACCTTGGAGGGGACGATGGAGCCGAAGAGTGAATGGCCGGAGCTGATGGGGAAGCCTGCGGAGGAGGCTCGTCGGCAGATCCGCGCGGAGTTCCAGGAGATCGCGGTCCATGTGGTGCCCGAGGGCAGCATGGTGACGATGGACTTCAACGAGCAGCGGGTGAGGCTCTTCGTGAAGGACGACAAGGTGGTCCGGGAGCCCAGGCGGGGGTAGCTTCTGCTGCCAGCTGGGCCTGCGGAGCAGGCTTGGTCCTGGAGGCGGAGCCGGAAGGACCCGGGGTGGGGGAGCGGAGCG is a window from the Streptomyces sp. NBC_01244 genome containing:
- a CDS encoding serine protease inhibitor, whose translation is MEPKSEWPELMGKPAEEARRQIRAEFQEIAVHVVPEGSMVTMDFNEQRVRLFVKDDKVVREPRRG